One region of Paraburkholderia phymatum STM815 genomic DNA includes:
- a CDS encoding helix-turn-helix domain-containing protein encodes MEHISSLVTAQDANCSSLSDARDSRSSRALDAVEAARELMLATLLIGTSIETVAASVQMSKGHFLRVFKRTTGTTPHSWRLGEKVRSSQRDLQRGNLSLTAIAHRYGFADYAHYSRVFKQVIGTSPSLWRAKATNDARG; translated from the coding sequence ATGGAACACATCAGCAGCCTCGTGACCGCGCAAGATGCAAATTGCAGTTCGCTGAGCGACGCCCGAGATAGCCGCTCGTCCAGGGCGCTTGATGCTGTCGAAGCGGCCAGAGAGCTGATGCTTGCGACATTGTTGATTGGCACGTCGATAGAAACGGTTGCAGCCTCCGTCCAGATGTCGAAGGGGCATTTCCTGCGTGTGTTCAAGCGCACCACGGGTACGACACCCCATAGCTGGCGCCTCGGGGAAAAGGTGCGTAGTTCACAACGCGATCTGCAAAGAGGCAATTTAAGCCTGACAGCAATCGCGCACAGGTATGGATTCGCCGACTATGCTCATTACAGTCGGGTTTTCAAGCAGGTCATCGGCACATCCCCAAGTCTCTGGCGAGCGAAGGCGACCAACGACGCCAGAGGATGA
- the ppk2 gene encoding polyphosphate kinase 2, with protein sequence MRDSFANAGSANEPKVLSRDEYEAELRRLQIELVKLQRHFLRCRDKILVILEGRDAAGKDGAIKRIVEHLSPRETRVVALGRPSDRDLGAWYFQRFVPYLPVAEELAIFNRSWYNRAGVEHVMGFCTPSQYEEFLQSVPRFEAMLVDSGIRLLKYYLDISRDEQARRLDARKRDPLKQWKTSPIDEVAVKHWKDYSFARDTMLVRTHTTFAPWRIVHADDKRLTRLNLIRDILWRLDYCDKDEKLAKPDNTIVFEFEPACIGDGLLAQ encoded by the coding sequence ATGCGTGACTCTTTTGCCAACGCCGGTTCAGCCAATGAACCTAAAGTCCTGTCCCGGGACGAATATGAAGCGGAGCTGCGCCGGCTTCAGATCGAACTGGTGAAATTGCAGCGCCACTTTCTCCGATGCAGGGACAAGATTCTCGTCATACTCGAAGGTCGGGATGCAGCCGGCAAGGATGGTGCGATCAAAAGAATCGTAGAACATCTAAGCCCGCGGGAAACACGTGTTGTGGCGCTCGGCCGGCCATCGGACAGAGATCTCGGAGCGTGGTATTTCCAGCGTTTTGTGCCGTATCTTCCCGTCGCAGAAGAACTCGCGATCTTTAATCGAAGTTGGTACAACCGCGCCGGCGTCGAGCATGTGATGGGGTTTTGCACGCCATCGCAGTACGAGGAGTTTCTGCAGTCTGTGCCGCGCTTCGAGGCAATGCTGGTCGACTCGGGCATCCGGCTTCTGAAGTACTACCTCGATATCAGCCGCGATGAACAGGCAAGGCGACTCGACGCACGGAAACGGGATCCTCTGAAGCAGTGGAAGACAAGCCCAATTGACGAAGTTGCCGTCAAACATTGGAAAGACTACTCCTTCGCTCGCGACACGATGCTGGTGCGTACGCATACTACCTTTGCCCCATGGCGAATCGTGCACGCCGATGACAAGAGACTGACACGGCTGAATCTCATTCGCGACATCTTGTGGAGGCTCGACTACTGCGACAAGGACGAGAAGTTGGCAAAACCGGACAACACGATCGTCTTTGAGTTTGAGCCGGCTTGCATCGGGGACGGCCTGCTCGCACAGTGA
- a CDS encoding DUF2933 domain-containing protein — protein MQHDERSRFPGGNIVLLAFIAIGGFYLVTEHRAHLLGWLPFLLLLACPLMHLFMHHGGHGGDAPHPEDEDRTDRNQSSHFHHH, from the coding sequence ATGCAACATGACGAGCGTTCCCGTTTTCCAGGCGGAAATATCGTGCTGTTGGCGTTCATTGCGATCGGAGGTTTTTATCTGGTCACTGAACACCGGGCGCATCTGCTTGGCTGGCTGCCCTTTCTACTCCTGCTTGCGTGTCCGCTGATGCACCTGTTCATGCATCACGGCGGCCACGGCGGCGACGCTCCCCATCCAGAAGACGAAGACAGGACCGACCGGAATCAGTCGTCGCATTTCCATCATCATTGA
- a CDS encoding methyltransferase family protein has product MHDTSAAYGLWLLAAVNSAFFIFFAFTFYKPKTKRDWRSLGAFSAFIVALFSEMYGFPLTIYLLSGWLQSHYPQVNWFSHDAGHLLEMMFGWKVNPHFGPFHLLSFVFIGGGFWIIASGWQVLYRAQRRHTLATTGVYAYVRHPQYVGFMLIMFGFLLQWPTLLTLAMFPVLVYMYTRLAHSEERDSLAEFGLAYRRYMDEVPAFIPKLGAHHGGSTHDSAS; this is encoded by the coding sequence ATGCACGATACCTCCGCTGCCTACGGCTTATGGCTACTCGCGGCCGTGAACTCGGCTTTTTTTATCTTCTTCGCCTTCACGTTTTATAAACCGAAGACGAAGCGGGATTGGCGCTCGCTCGGCGCGTTCTCGGCCTTTATCGTGGCGCTGTTTTCCGAAATGTATGGATTTCCGCTGACCATCTATTTGCTGTCGGGCTGGCTGCAGTCCCATTATCCGCAGGTGAACTGGTTTTCGCACGATGCGGGGCACCTCCTGGAAATGATGTTCGGCTGGAAGGTCAATCCGCATTTCGGCCCATTCCATCTGCTGAGTTTCGTGTTTATCGGCGGCGGCTTCTGGATTATTGCGTCCGGATGGCAAGTCCTCTATCGGGCTCAGCGCCGTCACACACTCGCCACGACGGGTGTCTACGCGTACGTTCGCCATCCGCAGTACGTTGGCTTCATGCTGATCATGTTCGGGTTTCTGCTGCAATGGCCAACCCTGCTCACGCTCGCCATGTTCCCGGTACTTGTCTACATGTACACGCGCCTCGCGCACTCCGAGGAGCGCGATTCGCTCGCCGAGTTTGGCCTCGCCTACCGGCGCTACATGGACGAAGTTCCGGCTTTCATTCCGAAGCTCGGCGCACATCATGGCGGTTCGACGCACGACTCTGCCAGTTGA
- the ftsH gene encoding ATP-dependent zinc metalloprotease FtsH, whose protein sequence is MDFNREHKINFLYVLAAMVGVLLIQSLVSQPDHIRTIPYSEFQQLASQGKVTDLVVGPTRITGTLKDAPKDSPRHFSTLRVDQALAQSLTNENVTFSGEPEPGPWPTILGWLMPIVGFALVWMFLIRPMSMGPGMDGMMSIGKSKARVYVEKDIKVTFADVAGVDEAKDELKEVVSFLRDPRSYGRLGARVPKGVLLVGPPGTGKTLLARAVAGEAGVAFFSISGSEFVEMFVGVGAARVRDLFEQARKHAPAIVFIDELDSLGRARGSAFPGGGGHDEKEQTLNQLLAELDGFDTSIGVVLLAATNRPEILDPALLRAGRFDRQVLVDRPDKKGRAQILEVHLKKIALAPGVPVDDIAALTPGFSGADLANLVNEAAILATRRHAENVSLDDFTQAIERIVAGLEKRNRLLNAHEREVVAHHEMGHALVAMTLPGVDMVQKISIIPHGIAALGYTIQRPTEERFLMDRAELMNRMAVLLGGRAAERLIFADVSTGAADDLAKASAIARSMVVRFGMDPTLGQVAYEPETTSALGLPNGSEWRPRQYGEQTAAAIDAAVRELIETASACAFSILQANRGLLESAARDLLAKETMSGEELQALLSQLGGGAASASVLRDGGDGAADAGQDRSGEHRALTVEGGEAQ, encoded by the coding sequence ATGGATTTCAATCGGGAACACAAGATCAATTTCCTTTACGTCCTCGCGGCGATGGTCGGGGTGCTGCTGATCCAGAGCCTCGTGTCGCAACCGGATCACATCAGGACAATCCCATACAGCGAATTCCAGCAACTCGCCAGTCAGGGCAAGGTGACCGATCTCGTCGTCGGTCCGACCCGGATCACGGGAACCCTGAAGGATGCGCCGAAGGACTCGCCGCGGCATTTTTCGACTCTGCGCGTCGACCAGGCGCTTGCACAATCGTTGACAAACGAGAATGTGACTTTTTCGGGCGAACCCGAACCGGGTCCGTGGCCGACTATCCTCGGCTGGCTGATGCCGATCGTCGGCTTCGCGCTCGTCTGGATGTTCCTGATCCGGCCGATGTCGATGGGGCCAGGCATGGACGGCATGATGTCGATCGGGAAGAGCAAGGCGAGGGTCTATGTCGAAAAGGACATCAAGGTCACGTTCGCCGATGTCGCCGGTGTGGACGAAGCGAAGGACGAGTTGAAAGAGGTCGTTTCGTTCCTCCGCGATCCGCGCAGTTACGGCCGTCTGGGCGCGCGCGTGCCGAAAGGCGTGCTGCTGGTCGGCCCGCCCGGCACGGGCAAGACGCTTCTGGCACGCGCGGTCGCGGGGGAGGCGGGCGTCGCTTTCTTCTCGATATCGGGCTCCGAGTTCGTGGAGATGTTTGTTGGGGTTGGAGCGGCACGCGTGCGCGATCTGTTCGAGCAGGCGCGCAAGCACGCGCCCGCCATCGTGTTCATCGATGAACTTGACTCGCTCGGCCGGGCGCGCGGCAGTGCGTTTCCGGGCGGCGGCGGTCATGACGAGAAAGAGCAGACACTCAACCAGCTGCTGGCCGAACTCGACGGATTTGACACGTCCATTGGTGTGGTCCTTCTCGCCGCCACCAACCGGCCCGAAATCCTGGACCCGGCACTGCTGCGGGCAGGCCGCTTCGACCGGCAGGTTCTCGTCGACCGGCCGGACAAGAAGGGCCGCGCGCAGATCCTCGAAGTGCACCTGAAGAAGATTGCGCTCGCGCCCGGCGTGCCAGTCGATGACATTGCCGCACTCACCCCGGGATTTTCAGGCGCCGACCTCGCCAATCTCGTGAACGAGGCGGCGATACTTGCGACGCGCCGACATGCGGAGAATGTCTCGCTCGACGACTTCACGCAGGCTATCGAGCGGATCGTTGCCGGTCTCGAGAAGCGTAATCGTCTCCTCAACGCGCACGAGCGGGAAGTCGTGGCGCACCACGAAATGGGCCATGCGCTCGTCGCGATGACATTGCCGGGCGTCGACATGGTCCAGAAGATTTCGATTATCCCGCATGGCATTGCAGCGCTCGGTTATACGATTCAACGCCCGACCGAGGAACGTTTCCTGATGGACAGGGCCGAGCTGATGAATCGCATGGCGGTGTTGCTAGGCGGCCGGGCAGCGGAGCGACTGATATTCGCGGACGTGTCGACGGGCGCGGCCGACGATCTCGCGAAGGCGAGTGCGATCGCCCGCAGCATGGTGGTGCGATTTGGGATGGACCCGACACTGGGGCAGGTCGCATATGAACCTGAGACCACCTCGGCTCTCGGTCTGCCGAACGGATCTGAGTGGCGGCCGCGCCAGTACGGCGAACAGACGGCAGCCGCGATCGACGCCGCAGTGCGCGAGCTGATCGAGACCGCATCCGCTTGCGCCTTTTCGATCCTGCAGGCCAACCGGGGATTGCTCGAGAGCGCCGCGCGGGACCTGCTCGCAAAGGAAACGATGTCGGGCGAGGAACTGCAAGCCTTATTGAGCCAGCTTGGCGGCGGTGCAGCGTCCGCGTCGGTGCTGCGGGATGGTGGCGACGGCGCCGCCGATGCGGGACAGGACCGCTCCGGCGAGCACAGGGCGCTGACGGTTGAAGGTGGGGAGGCGCAATGA
- a CDS encoding heavy metal translocating P-type ATPase, translated as MPTESVNHRFRGLMARAHDDVLPTASPAVVGSPEFVRDPVCGMEIRPTTSAGSDDFDNKRYWFCSQRCHDSFLADPARYAGSGAPDQPARRDEAGTSMAPATASGAQLAKDPICGMMVNKATALSTVRGNRKYYFCSETCLHTFESPETEMKAMKRRVAIALTGVLALAILRAGAFLALAAGATLLTWAPIPALPWFTWGIWLFLLVTPVQFIGGWSFYKGAWNAIRTRNINMDFLVALGTSVAYFYSVVVLFFPSWLPVKVAERDVYFEVSAVIIAFVLLGRYMEEIIKKKSSAAVRRLLDLKPAVAIVIRDGKEVEIPAESIMVSEQVVVRPGEKIPTDGTVTEGQSSVDESMLTGESMPVEKAPGAAVIGGTLNRSGAFTFRATRIGADTALAQIIRMVEDAQASSAQIQRLADQVTGYFVPAVVAVALLALIGWTIAGQFALGLLAFIAVLIISCPCALGVATPAALMVGVGKGADAGILIRGAEVLERAQKLTTVVFDKTGTITRGEPTVTDIVPIGQHRDQDELLSLAAAVESGSEHPLGQAIVRAAEHRARLVPKASAIEALSGLGIRGEVDGRRVWLGNRRLFAQQSIPIGAADATLAQLEADGKTAMLVGSDDELLGVIAVADTVKPEAAQAISALKARGIKIVLLSGDNRRTAEAIARLVGIDRVIADVLPDDKVENIRILQREGEVVAMVGDGVNDAPALATADIGVAIGSGSDVAKETGGIILIRNDVRDVATAIELSTATMRKIKQNLFWAFVYNTIGIPVAAFGLLNPIIAAAAMSLSSLSVVANSALLKRQRFGEVGEEVST; from the coding sequence ATGCCAACCGAATCCGTGAACCATCGTTTCCGGGGCCTCATGGCACGCGCCCACGATGACGTACTTCCCACTGCGTCCCCGGCGGTTGTGGGCTCGCCTGAGTTCGTACGCGATCCCGTATGCGGCATGGAGATTCGGCCGACGACCTCCGCTGGCAGCGACGATTTCGACAACAAGCGCTACTGGTTCTGTTCCCAGCGCTGCCATGACAGCTTTCTTGCGGATCCCGCACGGTATGCGGGATCCGGCGCGCCGGATCAACCCGCGAGGCGCGATGAAGCCGGTACGTCGATGGCGCCCGCCACGGCAAGCGGCGCGCAACTGGCCAAGGACCCGATCTGCGGCATGATGGTGAACAAGGCGACCGCGCTGTCGACCGTTCGCGGAAACCGCAAATACTATTTCTGCAGCGAGACCTGCCTGCACACGTTCGAGTCGCCGGAAACCGAAATGAAGGCGATGAAGCGGCGCGTGGCGATCGCCCTCACGGGTGTGCTCGCGCTGGCGATCCTGCGCGCCGGGGCCTTCCTCGCACTGGCTGCCGGCGCGACGCTCCTCACGTGGGCGCCGATCCCCGCACTGCCGTGGTTCACCTGGGGCATCTGGCTTTTCCTGCTCGTCACGCCCGTGCAGTTCATCGGTGGCTGGAGCTTCTATAAAGGCGCGTGGAATGCGATCCGCACCCGCAACATCAACATGGATTTCCTCGTCGCTCTCGGCACGTCGGTGGCGTACTTTTATAGCGTCGTCGTGTTGTTCTTCCCATCGTGGCTCCCCGTCAAGGTGGCCGAGCGTGATGTCTACTTTGAGGTATCGGCCGTCATCATCGCCTTCGTGCTGCTCGGCCGATACATGGAAGAAATCATCAAGAAGAAATCGTCGGCGGCGGTGCGCCGGCTACTCGATCTCAAACCGGCGGTCGCCATTGTTATTCGCGATGGCAAGGAGGTAGAAATCCCGGCTGAGAGCATCATGGTATCGGAGCAGGTGGTTGTACGGCCCGGCGAAAAGATCCCGACCGACGGCACCGTGACAGAAGGTCAGTCGAGCGTCGACGAATCGATGCTCACGGGCGAGTCGATGCCCGTCGAAAAAGCGCCGGGCGCTGCCGTGATCGGCGGCACGCTCAACCGTTCCGGGGCGTTCACGTTCCGGGCCACCAGGATCGGCGCCGACACCGCGCTGGCGCAGATCATCCGGATGGTCGAAGACGCTCAGGCGAGTTCGGCCCAGATCCAGCGCCTCGCCGATCAGGTGACCGGCTATTTTGTGCCCGCCGTCGTCGCGGTCGCGTTGCTCGCCCTGATCGGCTGGACGATTGCTGGCCAGTTTGCTCTGGGGCTGCTTGCGTTCATTGCTGTCCTGATTATCTCCTGTCCGTGCGCGCTCGGCGTCGCGACACCCGCTGCCCTGATGGTCGGCGTGGGCAAGGGAGCGGACGCCGGCATCCTCATTCGCGGCGCGGAAGTGCTGGAGCGTGCCCAGAAACTCACGACCGTCGTTTTTGACAAGACGGGAACGATCACCCGAGGGGAGCCGACCGTGACCGATATCGTCCCGATTGGCCAGCACCGCGACCAAGACGAACTGTTGTCGCTCGCCGCTGCTGTGGAATCGGGCTCGGAGCACCCGCTCGGTCAGGCGATCGTACGAGCGGCGGAGCACCGCGCCCGCCTCGTTCCGAAGGCGAGCGCCATCGAGGCGCTCTCCGGCCTTGGAATTCGAGGCGAGGTCGACGGGCGGCGTGTGTGGCTAGGCAACCGCCGTCTTTTTGCGCAGCAGTCGATCCCGATTGGAGCAGCCGATGCGACGCTGGCCCAACTGGAAGCTGACGGCAAGACCGCCATGCTGGTCGGTTCTGACGATGAGTTGCTGGGCGTTATCGCGGTTGCCGACACCGTCAAGCCGGAAGCCGCTCAGGCCATATCGGCGCTAAAGGCGCGAGGCATCAAAATCGTGCTGCTTAGCGGCGACAATCGCCGCACTGCAGAAGCGATCGCGCGGCTGGTGGGCATCGATCGCGTCATCGCCGACGTATTGCCCGACGACAAGGTGGAGAACATCCGTATCCTGCAGCGCGAAGGCGAAGTTGTCGCGATGGTCGGCGACGGCGTGAACGATGCGCCTGCCCTGGCGACGGCCGATATCGGCGTTGCGATCGGTTCGGGATCGGACGTCGCCAAGGAAACGGGCGGCATCATCCTGATCCGCAACGACGTACGCGACGTCGCAACTGCCATCGAGCTGTCAACCGCCACGATGCGCAAGATCAAACAGAATCTGTTCTGGGCATTTGTCTATAACACGATCGGCATTCCCGTCGCCGCGTTCGGACTCCTCAATCCGATCATTGCTGCTGCTGCGATGTCGCTGTCGTCGCTGAGCGTGGTCGCAAATTCTGCATTGCTCAAACGTCAACGGTTTGGCGAAGTCGGAGAGGAGGTATCGACATGA